In the Helicoverpa zea isolate HzStark_Cry1AcR chromosome 27, ilHelZeax1.1, whole genome shotgun sequence genome, one interval contains:
- the LOC124643223 gene encoding uncharacterized protein LOC124643223 has translation MAASASNFVHVVQQYPCLYNNKLPEYLRKDVTDKAWSEVAQKTNTSVADCQTRWRNIRNGFVRSLKPNTKQKKLYYLHEELQFVVPFVKAIINTGDAGNMQTSAEVDTENNESNSLTDDEEIQFALPCVETIQTNEFADTVVKTEVDENTEFNTTDDVPEYGNTSLNTPFSVVEPYVRKRKIRKVTNEVDKAYEEWMRQKELKSDRARKMFLLSLVPDVESLTEEQMRKFRIKVLLLLEDIQAQ, from the exons atggccGCCTCAGCATCGAATTTTGTTCACGTCGTTCAACAGTATCcttgtttgtataataataagttaCCTGAATATCTAAGAAAGGATGTGACGGATAAAGCTTGGAGTGAGGTTGCACAGAAAACAAACACATCGG TGGCTGACTGTCAAACTCGATGGCGAAACATAAGAAATGGGTTCGTCCGCAGTCTCAAACcgaacacaaaacaaaagaaactatATTACCTACACGAAGAACTACAGTTTGTCGTGCCTTTTGTTAAAGCAATTATCAACACAGGTGATGCAGGAAATATGCAAACATCTGCTGAGGTAGATACTGAAAATAATGAATCTAATTCCTTGACAGACGATGAAGAAATACAATTTGCTTTGCCTTGCGTTGAAACTATCCAAACAAATGAATTTGCAGATACAGTTGTAAAGACAGAGGTAGACGAAAATACAGAATTCAATACTACAGATGATGTTCCTGAATATGGAAATACAAGTCTAAATACGCCATTTTCAGTAGTGGAACCGTATGtaaggaaaagaaaaataagaaaagttaCCAATGAGGTTGATAAAGCGTACGAAGAATGGATGAGACAGAAAGAGCTGAAGTCTGACAGAGCTAGGAAgatgtttttgttaagtttagtACCAGACGTGGAAAGTTTGACTGAGGAGCAAATGAGGAAGTTTAGGATAAAAGTGCTGTTGTTACTGGAAGATATTCAAGCGCAATAA
- the LOC124643222 gene encoding pyruvate dehydrogenase (acetyl-transferring) kinase, mitochondrial: MRLAGAIFSNVTKMLDFYSQFNPSPLSIKQFIDFGLNACESKSFLFLRKELPVRLANIMKEIALLPENLLRMPSVGLVNQWYERSFEEIIQFEQMDPEPPILSSFCERLAHIRNRHADVVQTMAQGVLELKESHEVDPSTENSIQYFLDRFYMSRISIRMLINQHTLLFGDQIGPRQASVTGIGNGGRHIGSIDPACDVAAVVRDAYENARFLCDRYYLASPELQLLQEGVPSKQPIPIVYVPSHLYHMLFELFKNSMRAVMETHESSPPPITVNIVRGQEDVSVKLSDRGGGIPRSVSDLLFKYMYSTAPQPSKSDAHTVPLAGYGYGLPISRLYARYFHGDLMLVSCEGYGTDAIIYLKALTNEANELLPVFNRTSTKFYRPVPQLADWSGSLNTASNSQCKNREKVSPLSAPVSNSL, translated from the exons gtTTAAATGCGTGCGAAAGTAAATCATTTCTTTTTCTACGGAAGGAGTTGCCTGTTCG GTTGGCGAACATAATGAAAGAGATAGCGTTACTCCCGGAGAACCTACTGCGGATGCCATCAGTCGGGCTGGTGAACCAGTGGTATGAGAGGTCTTTTGAGGAGATCATACAGTTTGAACAGATGGACCCGGAACCACCTATTTTGAGCTC CTTCTGCGAACGCCTAGCCCACATTCGCAACCGTCACGCTGACGTGGTACAAACCATGGCACAAGGAGTCTTAGAGCTGAAGGAGTCACATGAGGTGGATCCCAGCACGGAGAACTCCATCCAGTACTTCCTCGACCGGTTCTATATGAGCCGGATATCTATCCGGATGCTTATTAATCAGCACA CACTTCTCTTCGGCGATCAAATAGGGCCCCGTCAGGCCTCAGTGACGGGCATCGGCAATGGTGGCCGTCACATCGGGTCCATTGACCCCGCGTGTGATGTGGCAGCGGTCGTTAGAGATGCATACGAGAATGCCAGGTTCCTGTGCGATAGGTATTATCTGGCGTCGCCTGAATTGCAGCTGCTGCAGGAAGGAG TGCCATCAAAACAACCAATCCCTATAGTGTACGTGCCATCTCACCTGTACCACATGCTGTTCGAGCTGTTCAAGAACTCCATGCGCGCTGTGATGGAGACGCACGAGAGCAGCCCCCCTCCCATCACTGTCAACATCGTGCGGGGACAGGAAGATGTCTCTGTTAAG CTATCAGACCGCGGCGGTGGCATCCCGCGCAGCGTCTCCGACCTGCTCTTCAAGTACATGTACAGCACCGCGCCTCAGCCCTCCAAGTCTGATGCTCACACCGTTCCTTTAGCTG GTTACGGGTACGGGCTGCCGATCTCGCGGCTGTACGCGCGCTACTTCCACGGCGACCTCATGCTGGTCTCCTGCGAGGGGTACGGCACCGACgccatcatttatttaaaa GCTTTAACAAACGAAGCGAACGAACTACTCCCAGTTTTCAACCGGACATCAACGAAGTTCTACCGACCGGTACCCCAACTGGCTGACTGGTCGGGTTCCCTGAATACCGCCAGTAACTCCCAGTGTAAGAACCGGGAGAAGGTATCTCCCCTATCTGCTCCCGTCTCTAACAGTCTATAG